One Deltaproteobacteria bacterium PRO3 DNA segment encodes these proteins:
- a CDS encoding threonylcarbamoyl-AMP synthase produces MREVDLPTAIEVLRRGEILVYPTETFYGLGVDIAQPKAQEALFRLKGREAGKAVSLLLAEPKHCEDLLSELSDNLLNLINKFLPGPLTIVARASAKVPKAWTSEGGWVGLRVSPHPLARQLAAGFGGPLTTTSANPSGAPSARSRRELEAYFGGREDVYFLPGGDLPPSQGSTVVRVEGDRLVLLRAGDIPFAELEKYWSQTQA; encoded by the coding sequence ATGCGCGAGGTCGATCTCCCCACCGCGATCGAGGTCCTGCGGCGCGGGGAGATCCTCGTCTACCCCACCGAGACCTTCTACGGCTTGGGGGTGGACATCGCCCAGCCCAAGGCCCAAGAGGCCCTGTTTCGGCTGAAGGGGCGGGAGGCGGGCAAGGCGGTTTCCCTGCTGTTGGCGGAGCCAAAACATTGTGAGGATTTACTTTCGGAACTAAGTGATAATTTGTTGAATTTGATAAATAAATTTCTTCCGGGTCCCTTGACGATCGTGGCCCGGGCCTCCGCCAAGGTCCCGAAGGCTTGGACCAGCGAGGGAGGCTGGGTGGGCTTGAGGGTGAGCCCGCATCCCCTGGCGCGGCAACTCGCGGCGGGCTTCGGCGGCCCACTGACCACGACCAGCGCCAACCCCAGCGGCGCCCCCAGCGCGCGGTCGCGGCGCGAGCTCGAGGCCTATTTCGGCGGCCGGGAAGATGTATATTTTTTGCCTGGAGGAGACCTCCCTCCCTCACAGGGCTCCACCGTCGTCCGGGTGGAAGGGGATCGTTTAGTTTTGCTGCGCGCGGGGGACATCCCCTTCGCGGAACTGGAAAAATACTGGAGTCAAACCCAAGCATGA